The following are encoded in a window of Staphylococcus piscifermentans genomic DNA:
- a CDS encoding CynX/NimT family MFS transporter yields the protein MSSNTPYQTGRIKDSWVLVIAIVLVASTLRAPLTAVGPVIDQIKDALHISNSVAGILTTIPLIIFGIISPLVSKITAKLTMSRTVFLAIAIILLALIVRVLGVFNFFIIGTLLLGVGIALNNVVLPSYVKWKFPMQVGIMTGLYSGTMNFTAGLGGGLSFPLSEIGGYRLSLSFWIIFGMIAAILWLPQMKSGSKAEKKMLEEVEHKDRKRFHVSRSKLAWSIALMMGFQSMIFYTFVAWVPSILVDRGLNQSSAGYLLMLNQFSQVPMTFLFPILASKMKNQKLLITIVSALFIIGFALFFTQSFTLLIIGMILAGFGMGSGFSLCMTFFSIRARTSDGSIALSGFGQSVGYFVAAIGPFFVGLLHDLTGGWVSGIIALIIMGILFYIFGLASSHGEVEDELA from the coding sequence ATGTCATCGAATACTCCGTATCAAACGGGACGCATCAAAGATAGTTGGGTCCTAGTCATAGCCATTGTGTTAGTGGCCTCGACTTTACGTGCGCCTTTAACTGCAGTGGGTCCAGTCATCGACCAAATTAAAGATGCGCTTCACATTTCAAATAGTGTAGCTGGTATTCTAACGACCATCCCGCTTATCATCTTCGGGATTATTTCCCCGTTAGTTTCGAAAATTACTGCCAAACTCACTATGTCTCGTACTGTTTTCTTGGCGATAGCCATTATCTTACTGGCTTTAATTGTAAGGGTTTTAGGCGTATTCAACTTTTTTATCATAGGAACTCTATTATTAGGGGTAGGGATTGCATTAAATAACGTTGTTTTACCTAGTTATGTAAAATGGAAATTTCCTATGCAAGTCGGAATTATGACTGGCTTATATAGTGGTACGATGAATTTCACTGCAGGTTTAGGCGGCGGATTAAGTTTTCCTTTATCAGAAATCGGAGGATATCGTTTATCGCTCTCTTTTTGGATTATTTTCGGAATGATTGCTGCGATCTTATGGTTGCCTCAAATGAAAAGCGGTTCTAAAGCTGAGAAGAAAATGCTTGAGGAAGTAGAGCACAAAGATCGTAAGAGATTTCATGTGTCACGCTCTAAATTGGCTTGGTCGATTGCTTTGATGATGGGCTTCCAATCTATGATTTTTTATACCTTTGTAGCATGGGTGCCTTCAATTTTAGTAGACCGGGGATTAAACCAATCTAGTGCGGGTTACTTATTGATGTTGAATCAATTCTCTCAAGTACCGATGACCTTCCTTTTCCCGATTCTGGCTTCTAAAATGAAGAACCAGAAACTGCTTATTACCATAGTATCAGCACTCTTTATTATTGGGTTTGCACTTTTCTTTACACAATCATTTACTCTCTTAATTATAGGTATGATTTTAGCAGGTTTCGGAATGGGTTCTGGATTTAGTTTATGTATGACCTTCTTCTCAATCCGTGCAAGAACGAGTGATGGCAGTATTGCTTTATCTGGCTTTGGCCAATCTGTCGGTTACTTTGTAGCAGCAATCGGTCCTTTCTTTGTCGGTCTTTTACATGATCTTACAGGCGGATGGGTTTCAGGAATTATTGCGCTTATCATTATGGGTATCTTATTCTACATCTTTGGATTAGCTTCTTCACACGGTGAAGTTGAAGATGAATTAGCATAG
- a CDS encoding iron chaperone: protein MGYFNDYLNTIEQPDHRKKMEAIFNWVDTTFPELDKVIKWNQPMYTHHDTYIIGFSKAKAHISVNPEAAGMKPFIQRFEADGYTYTENLFRIKWTDEVDYLLLKEIIEFNLQDKAETTTFWRNYK, encoded by the coding sequence GTGGGTTATTTTAATGATTATTTAAATACTATTGAACAACCGGACCATCGAAAGAAGATGGAAGCTATATTTAATTGGGTAGACACAACATTTCCTGAGTTAGATAAAGTCATCAAGTGGAATCAGCCGATGTATACACATCATGACACGTATATTATTGGTTTCAGTAAAGCGAAAGCACATATTTCTGTGAATCCTGAAGCAGCAGGAATGAAGCCTTTTATCCAACGGTTTGAAGCAGACGGCTATACTTATACAGAAAATTTATTTCGAATTAAATGGACGGACGAAGTAGATTATCTCTTATTAAAAGAGATTATTGAATTTAATTTGCAAGACAAAGCAGAGACTACTACATTTTGGAGAAACTATAAATAA
- a CDS encoding PepSY-associated TM helix domain-containing protein translates to MKNTFNPLQRLHFYAAIFITPLLITLTLSGIAYLFFPEVENHFYKHEFYGHSEHHQQQSLNDAIKQIEKEHPGYMINKVSMMQAPYNNRITIGDMDGNSYYIFLDNHNQIVAQQNAKYTYSNMTRSIHSSLSTENTVINYLVELTACWTVFMILSGIYMMFRKHLLTQNSRNLRLQKWHSIVGIIIAIPMLILVFTGLPWSGFMGDKINKIATAYPALGQTQIAANPPKSEANEIPWAMKKKQAPESSSGGHHGGMAMPMTHTPGQLSLDKVVSDAQKEGLKRPYAIVYPTSADGSFTLSRASNSGVTGFDVSPYKETTMYINQYTGKKLGQVNYQDYGILAKWLTWGIPLHEGHLFGIANKIINLLVCLAFLGGIILGFLSWFKRLGRMKTPQPLPRRIKKPMSISLIITLFILGTLMPLFGFSLIIVFIIEALLYWKDRRKAKLN, encoded by the coding sequence ATGAAAAATACATTTAATCCGCTTCAGAGACTTCACTTCTATGCGGCGATCTTTATAACGCCGTTGCTGATTACATTAACGCTATCTGGAATCGCATATCTCTTCTTCCCAGAAGTTGAAAATCATTTTTATAAACATGAATTCTATGGACATAGCGAGCATCATCAGCAGCAATCTCTAAATGATGCGATTAAGCAAATTGAGAAAGAACATCCTGGATATATGATTAATAAAGTCAGTATGATGCAAGCCCCTTATAATAACCGCATTACAATCGGTGATATGGATGGAAATTCATACTATATCTTCTTAGATAACCACAATCAGATTGTAGCTCAGCAAAATGCTAAATATACGTATTCTAATATGACACGGAGTATACATAGTTCACTGTCAACGGAAAATACAGTGATTAATTACTTGGTAGAACTCACAGCATGTTGGACGGTCTTCATGATACTTTCCGGTATTTATATGATGTTCCGCAAACATTTATTAACTCAAAATAGCCGTAATTTACGTTTGCAGAAATGGCATTCGATTGTCGGCATCATTATTGCTATTCCGATGTTAATTCTGGTATTTACAGGATTGCCTTGGTCAGGATTTATGGGAGATAAGATTAATAAAATTGCAACTGCATACCCAGCTTTAGGACAAACACAGATTGCAGCCAATCCTCCTAAATCAGAAGCGAATGAAATTCCTTGGGCCATGAAAAAGAAACAAGCGCCTGAATCAAGTAGCGGGGGTCATCATGGCGGTATGGCTATGCCGATGACGCACACACCAGGTCAATTATCTTTAGATAAAGTAGTGTCAGATGCGCAAAAAGAAGGATTAAAACGTCCTTATGCTATTGTGTATCCAACCAGTGCAGATGGCTCGTTCACTTTATCACGAGCAAGCAATAGCGGTGTGACTGGTTTTGACGTCTCACCTTATAAAGAAACAACAATGTATATAAATCAATATACAGGTAAGAAATTGGGTCAAGTCAATTACCAGGATTACGGTATTTTAGCTAAATGGTTAACTTGGGGTATCCCGCTTCACGAAGGTCATTTATTCGGCATTGCCAACAAAATTATTAACCTATTAGTATGTTTAGCCTTCTTAGGCGGTATTATTTTAGGTTTCTTATCTTGGTTTAAACGCTTAGGCCGCATGAAAACACCGCAACCATTGCCAAGACGTATTAAAAAACCAATGTCTATCAGCTTGATTATTACACTCTTCATTTTAGGGACTTTAATGCCGTTATTCGGTTTCTCACTCATTATTGTCTTTATCATAGAAGCGTTGCTTTATTGGAAAGATCGACGCAAAGCAAAATTAAATTAA
- a CDS encoding PTS transporter subunit IIC, translating into MEQTLTKPGTKIGPKQFLFNLLNGVAIGIVAALIPNAILGEILRALIPFHPIFKMILSVSVLIQYTAPCLIGAVVAYRFRFSPLGIAVVAASASIGSGQAVFKNGAWVLLGMGDLINAMFATALACMMILLIGERFGSLNLIILPTFVAVSTGFITVHTLPYVRLVTTSIGSMINYFTELQPIPMCILISLVYASIVISPISTAALSMAIGITGLAAGSASIGIASVEAVLTLGTLGVNRLGVPLAIFLGGVKMMLPNLVKHPIIFLPLTTTAVVSGFVASLIGIGGTKQSAGFGIIGLVGPINAFRFLEGDNFLVKVALCAVAFFVVPFITAFIVHFLFIKVFKIYDKDIFRFLG; encoded by the coding sequence ATGGAACAAACACTTACTAAGCCTGGCACTAAAATAGGACCCAAACAATTTTTATTCAATCTTTTGAATGGAGTAGCAATCGGTATAGTTGCTGCTTTGATTCCTAATGCAATTTTAGGTGAAATTTTAAGAGCACTGATACCTTTTCATCCCATTTTTAAAATGATTTTAAGTGTATCAGTACTAATTCAATATACAGCACCTTGTTTAATAGGCGCTGTCGTAGCATATCGTTTTCGCTTCTCGCCACTCGGTATCGCAGTGGTTGCTGCTTCTGCAAGTATCGGCAGCGGGCAAGCCGTATTCAAGAATGGAGCATGGGTACTTTTAGGTATGGGTGATTTAATCAATGCAATGTTTGCCACTGCACTCGCTTGCATGATGATCTTGCTTATCGGCGAACGATTCGGCAGCTTGAATTTAATCATCTTGCCGACATTTGTAGCAGTATCTACTGGCTTTATAACAGTGCATACCTTGCCCTATGTAAGATTAGTAACAACTTCAATTGGCAGTATGATCAATTATTTTACAGAACTACAGCCGATTCCAATGTGTATCTTAATATCTTTAGTTTATGCGTCTATCGTTATCTCACCTATATCTACTGCAGCGCTATCGATGGCAATCGGTATAACAGGATTGGCAGCCGGCTCAGCATCGATTGGAATTGCCTCTGTGGAAGCAGTCCTTACATTAGGTACGTTAGGTGTGAATCGTTTAGGTGTACCGCTAGCCATATTTTTAGGCGGGGTTAAAATGATGTTGCCGAATTTAGTTAAACATCCGATTATATTTTTACCGCTCACTACGACTGCCGTTGTATCTGGTTTTGTAGCAAGTTTGATTGGAATTGGAGGCACAAAACAATCGGCTGGATTTGGTATTATCGGACTTGTGGGCCCAATCAACGCTTTTAGATTTTTAGAGGGTGATAATTTTTTAGTTAAAGTTGCACTTTGCGCAGTCGCATTTTTTGTTGTGCCTTTTATTACAGCTTTTATTGTTCATTTTTTATTTATCAAAGTATTTAAAATTTACGATAAAGATATCTTTCGTTTTTTAGGATAA
- a CDS encoding PTS transporter subunit IIC produces the protein MASTLTKPGTKVTPKVFLFNVLNGVAIAIIAGLIPNAILGEILKALKPHFPIFGELLLITTSIQFAVPLLVGALVAHRFNFSPLGIAVVAASSFIGSGAAVFKNGTWVITGIGDLINTMFAAALASFLILLIGERFGSLNLIILPTFVAVLTGFITLHTLPYVKMVTTAIGHMINTFTEMQPVIMCVLIALVYSIIIISPISTVATSMAIGISGLAAGSASIGITAAEAALVFGTWGVNRLGVPLTIFLGGVKMMLPNMVRYPIMLLPITTTAAISGFVASFIGIGGTKESAGFGIIGLVGPINAFRFLEGDNVIIKLILVAIAFFVVPFTVAFISHFIYMRVLKIYNKDIFKFLG, from the coding sequence ATGGCAAGTACACTTACTAAACCAGGCACTAAAGTAACACCTAAAGTCTTTTTATTTAATGTTTTAAATGGGGTGGCTATCGCCATTATAGCAGGGTTGATTCCCAATGCCATTTTAGGCGAAATCTTGAAAGCATTGAAACCGCATTTTCCAATTTTTGGAGAATTGCTGCTCATTACCACATCTATACAATTCGCTGTCCCTCTCTTAGTAGGCGCACTTGTGGCACACCGATTTAATTTTTCGCCGCTCGGTATTGCAGTAGTAGCTGCCTCTTCGTTTATCGGAAGCGGTGCCGCCGTCTTTAAAAATGGCACATGGGTAATTACAGGAATTGGAGATTTAATCAATACTATGTTTGCAGCAGCGCTCGCTTCATTCTTGATATTGCTGATTGGTGAACGTTTCGGCAGTTTGAACCTTATCATCTTGCCGACATTTGTAGCTGTACTCACAGGCTTCATTACCTTACATACACTGCCTTATGTGAAAATGGTGACAACTGCAATCGGTCATATGATCAATACCTTCACAGAAATGCAGCCAGTTATAATGTGTGTACTGATTGCACTCGTTTATAGCATCATCATTATTTCGCCTATCTCAACTGTAGCGACATCTATGGCTATCGGCATCAGCGGCCTGGCAGCCGGTTCAGCATCCATAGGTATTACCGCTGCAGAAGCGGCACTTGTATTTGGCACATGGGGCGTTAACCGCTTAGGTGTACCTTTAACTATTTTCTTAGGCGGAGTAAAAATGATGCTGCCGAACATGGTCCGTTACCCGATTATGTTGCTGCCTATTACTACTACAGCTGCCATTTCAGGATTCGTAGCCAGCTTCATCGGGATAGGAGGAACCAAAGAATCAGCCGGCTTCGGTATCATCGGACTTGTTGGACCTATCAACGCCTTCAGATTCTTAGAAGGCGACAACGTTATCATTAAACTCATACTCGTAGCCATCGCATTCTTTGTCGTTCCATTTACCGTTGCATTCATTTCACATTTTATTTATATGCGCGTGCTTAAAATCTACAATAAAGATATCTTTAAATTCCTGGGATAA
- the pxpB gene encoding 5-oxoprolinase subunit PxpB yields MDYQIINEQSIMIKFEPQIDPETFKKVQQIVKYLEQQAIEAITEVVPSYRAVMIHFDQTKINAQELIDTLNLDNLDLADIEVSESSKIVYIPVVYGGEYGPDLKAVAEHNQLSTDEVIKLHTEPTYLIYMLGFMPGFPYLGGLDERLYTPRRDEPRVRIDAGSVGIANNQTGLYPQDSPGGWQIIGRTPLDVFDLNREPMTLYAAGDNIQFYEISEADFDEIMTAKHEPDFDLEKWVNR; encoded by the coding sequence ATGGATTATCAAATCATAAATGAGCAATCTATTATGATTAAATTCGAGCCGCAAATTGATCCGGAAACATTTAAAAAAGTACAACAGATTGTGAAGTATTTAGAACAACAAGCAATTGAAGCTATCACAGAAGTTGTGCCATCATACAGAGCGGTGATGATTCATTTTGATCAAACAAAGATTAATGCACAAGAACTGATTGATACATTGAATTTAGACAACTTAGATTTAGCAGATATTGAAGTATCAGAGAGTTCTAAAATTGTTTATATTCCAGTCGTATACGGGGGAGAATACGGACCGGATCTTAAAGCAGTAGCCGAACACAATCAGTTATCTACTGATGAAGTCATAAAATTACATACAGAACCTACTTATTTAATTTATATGCTAGGATTTATGCCTGGTTTCCCTTATCTTGGAGGATTAGATGAGCGTCTGTATACCCCAAGAAGAGATGAACCGAGAGTTCGTATTGATGCTGGGTCTGTCGGCATTGCGAACAATCAAACAGGTTTATATCCGCAAGATTCACCAGGCGGTTGGCAAATTATCGGTCGAACGCCATTAGATGTCTTCGACTTAAATCGTGAACCGATGACGTTATATGCTGCTGGTGATAATATTCAATTCTATGAAATCAGTGAAGCTGATTTTGATGAAATTATGACAGCAAAGCATGAACCGGATTTTGATTTAGAAAAATGGGTGAATCGTTAA
- a CDS encoding 5-oxoprolinase subunit C family protein: MSIRINKPGLFSTIQDEGRIGHQKDGFSGAGALDIYSFRLGQSLIGNKGPAIEATIIGPSLTFLEDDTIVITGAEFKAELNGRPVPHQTVVQVYKGDELVMNAAVKGARGYLFFGHPLDVPEVAGSYSTHTRTKMGGHEGRALKKGDFVHQKLNETYRKHVGFSSDLDLIHEDTDTIRIVEGPQFDSFSDENHESLVSEPFEISEQSDRMGFRLKGPSIPPKESADIISEPVALGSIQVPNDGNPIILMNDKQTVGGYTKIATVTQLDLSVLAQKKPGEKINFEWVSIEDAIKDLEEYNDGFEDILNNVEREPLFDLRELRITANRICELLEGEK, encoded by the coding sequence ATGAGTATCAGAATAAACAAACCAGGACTATTTTCTACAATTCAAGATGAAGGACGTATCGGTCATCAAAAGGATGGGTTTTCAGGAGCAGGGGCTTTAGATATTTATAGTTTCCGCTTAGGCCAATCCTTAATTGGAAATAAAGGCCCGGCTATTGAAGCAACTATTATTGGACCTTCACTTACATTTTTAGAAGACGACACTATCGTAATAACTGGCGCAGAATTTAAAGCTGAATTAAACGGTCGTCCAGTACCGCATCAAACTGTAGTTCAAGTGTACAAAGGTGATGAACTTGTGATGAATGCAGCTGTTAAAGGTGCACGCGGGTACTTATTCTTTGGACATCCATTAGATGTGCCGGAAGTTGCAGGCAGTTATTCCACTCATACACGTACAAAAATGGGCGGACATGAAGGCAGAGCGCTGAAGAAAGGTGACTTTGTCCATCAGAAGCTTAATGAAACATATCGCAAGCACGTAGGGTTCTCTAGCGATTTAGATTTAATTCATGAGGATACAGATACAATTCGTATTGTAGAAGGTCCTCAATTTGACAGCTTTTCTGATGAAAATCATGAAAGCTTAGTTTCTGAGCCGTTTGAGATTTCAGAACAATCAGATCGTATGGGCTTTCGTTTGAAAGGGCCATCGATTCCACCTAAAGAAAGCGCAGATATCATTTCAGAACCTGTTGCTTTAGGAAGCATCCAAGTGCCGAATGATGGTAATCCGATTATTCTGATGAATGATAAACAAACTGTCGGCGGTTATACGAAAATCGCGACGGTTACACAATTAGATTTAAGCGTACTCGCGCAAAAGAAACCTGGAGAGAAAATTAATTTTGAATGGGTTTCAATTGAAGATGCGATTAAAGATTTAGAAGAATACAACGATGGTTTCGAAGACATATTGAACAATGTCGAAAGAGAACCGTTATTTGATTTACGGGAATTAAGAATTACGGCGAATCGTATTTGCGAATTATTAGAGGGGGAGAAATAA
- the accB gene encoding acetyl-CoA carboxylase biotin carboxyl carrier protein: MKLEEIKDLINLVKENEVNKFKYKDEEREIELDFSTPQQTQPAAQIQTQATSSATPENNTASATDEAPAGNTINAPMVGTFFLQDAKDLTEPLFKVGDKVSKGDVVGFIEAMKVMNEVTSDVDGEVTAILVDHGTNVEYDQALIEVK, from the coding sequence ATGAAGTTAGAAGAAATTAAAGATTTAATTAATTTAGTAAAAGAGAACGAAGTAAATAAGTTTAAATATAAAGATGAAGAACGTGAAATTGAATTAGATTTTTCAACTCCACAACAAACACAACCTGCTGCACAAATTCAAACACAAGCGACTTCAAGTGCGACGCCTGAAAATAACACAGCGTCAGCAACTGATGAAGCGCCGGCAGGTAATACAATCAATGCACCAATGGTAGGTACTTTCTTCTTGCAAGATGCAAAAGATTTAACTGAACCATTATTTAAAGTTGGCGACAAAGTCAGCAAAGGCGACGTGGTTGGCTTTATCGAAGCGATGAAAGTCATGAATGAAGTAACAAGTGATGTAGATGGAGAAGTGACAGCGATTTTAGTCGACCATGGTACAAATGTCGAGTATGATCAAGCGTTGATTGAAGTTAAATAA
- a CDS encoding acetyl-CoA carboxylase biotin carboxylase subunit — protein MYRCLIANRGEIAVRIIRACRESGVGTVAVYAKGDEKSLHVSLADEAICIGEANPLDSYLNIERIIAAAEISGANAIHPGYGFLSESPTFAQKVEENDIYFIGPTRRTMEMMGDKITARQTVHNAGVPIIPGSTGAVNSVEEIEEIAKDIGYPVVLKAASGGGGKGIRIVKEKKDLEKSFKEAQSEGKKYFNDDRIYVEAFIPVAKHVEVQVIGDGKENYVHLGERDCSVQRKNQKLIEESPCAALSDERRQAICDDAVKVAKASNYRSAGTIEFLVTEDAYYFIEMNARIQVEHTVTEMRADRDLVKSQLYLMKYDELPYTQEDIHFTGHVIEARINAENPERKFQPSPGKVKALHLPQGFNVRVDSLLYPNYIVSPFYDSLVAKVIVKASDRALAIEKLKSTLDEMVIEGFSTTADFLYAVLSYPAYAEGDASDVDIKFLDRHHIIKGAS, from the coding sequence ATGTATCGTTGTTTAATTGCAAACAGAGGAGAAATCGCTGTACGTATCATCCGTGCTTGTCGTGAATCAGGCGTGGGTACGGTTGCTGTATACGCGAAGGGAGATGAAAAAAGTCTGCATGTCAGTTTAGCAGACGAAGCGATCTGTATCGGAGAAGCTAATCCTTTAGACAGCTATTTAAATATTGAACGCATTATTGCGGCGGCTGAAATTTCAGGTGCAAATGCCATTCACCCAGGATACGGCTTCTTATCAGAAAGTCCTACTTTTGCGCAAAAAGTAGAAGAAAATGATATTTATTTCATTGGACCTACAAGACGTACAATGGAAATGATGGGTGACAAAATTACAGCACGTCAAACTGTCCACAATGCAGGCGTACCGATCATTCCAGGTTCAACTGGCGCAGTCAACTCTGTAGAAGAAATTGAAGAAATTGCTAAAGATATCGGTTATCCGGTTGTATTGAAAGCAGCGAGCGGCGGCGGTGGTAAAGGCATCCGTATCGTTAAAGAAAAGAAAGACTTAGAAAAGTCCTTCAAAGAAGCACAAAGTGAAGGTAAAAAATACTTTAACGATGACCGCATTTACGTCGAAGCATTTATTCCAGTTGCCAAACACGTAGAAGTACAAGTTATTGGTGACGGTAAAGAAAATTACGTTCATTTAGGAGAACGTGATTGTTCTGTACAACGTAAAAACCAAAAATTAATTGAAGAATCACCTTGTGCAGCCTTATCTGACGAAAGACGCCAAGCTATCTGTGATGATGCTGTTAAAGTTGCAAAGGCTTCGAATTACCGCAGTGCCGGTACAATCGAGTTCTTAGTTACTGAAGATGCTTATTATTTCATTGAAATGAATGCGCGTATCCAAGTTGAACATACTGTTACAGAAATGCGTGCAGACCGTGACTTAGTTAAGTCGCAATTATACTTAATGAAATATGATGAACTTCCATATACGCAAGAAGACATTCATTTCACTGGTCATGTCATTGAAGCACGTATTAATGCTGAGAACCCGGAACGCAAATTCCAGCCTTCACCAGGTAAGGTCAAAGCGTTGCACTTGCCTCAAGGCTTTAACGTACGTGTAGACTCATTACTTTATCCAAACTATATCGTATCGCCATTCTATGATTCGTTGGTTGCCAAAGTAATTGTCAAAGCAAGCGACCGCGCACTAGCCATTGAAAAGTTAAAATCTACTTTAGATGAAATGGTGATTGAAGGTTTCTCTACAACAGCTGATTTCTTATATGCTGTATTATCATATCCTGCTTATGCAGAAGGCGATGCAAGTGATGTAGATATCAAGTTCTTAGATCGTCATCATATTATTAAGGGGGCATCATAA
- the pxpA gene encoding 5-oxoprolinase subunit PxpA produces MQIDLNCDLGEAFGNYSFGGDHQIIPVITSANVACGFHAGDENVMNETVKLAKEHGVGIGAHPGFHDLQGFGRRNIDMAPDEIYTLVAYQIGALQAFCQIHDVKINHVKPHGALYNMGARDKDIAHAIAQAVYDVDPSLILVGLSNTLLISEAEAIGLKTASEVFADRRYEANGQLVSRKESDAVITDTDAAIEQVIKMVKDNKVTAKDGTEIDIQADTICVHGDGVHALEFVSKIRERLTKEGISITKLGG; encoded by the coding sequence ATGCAAATAGATTTAAACTGTGATTTAGGTGAAGCATTCGGTAATTATTCATTCGGAGGAGACCATCAAATCATTCCGGTGATTACTTCAGCGAATGTAGCTTGCGGATTTCATGCAGGTGATGAAAATGTCATGAATGAAACAGTGAAATTAGCGAAAGAGCATGGTGTCGGTATTGGTGCGCATCCTGGATTCCATGATTTGCAAGGCTTTGGACGTCGTAATATTGATATGGCTCCAGATGAAATTTATACCTTAGTGGCTTATCAAATTGGCGCGTTGCAAGCCTTTTGCCAAATCCACGATGTGAAAATCAATCATGTGAAACCACATGGTGCATTATACAACATGGGTGCACGTGACAAAGATATTGCACACGCTATTGCGCAAGCAGTATATGACGTGGATCCATCGCTTATCTTAGTCGGACTATCTAACACTTTGTTGATTTCAGAAGCTGAAGCAATCGGCTTGAAGACAGCATCTGAAGTGTTTGCTGATAGACGCTATGAAGCAAATGGCCAATTAGTCAGCCGTAAAGAAAGTGATGCGGTCATCACAGATACTGATGCAGCAATTGAACAAGTGATTAAGATGGTTAAAGACAACAAAGTGACAGCGAAAGATGGAACTGAAATAGATATTCAAGCAGATACAATTTGTGTGCATGGCGATGGTGTGCATGCATTAGAATTCGTATCGAAAATTCGAGAAAGATTAACGAAAGAAGGTATTTCGATTACGAAACTAGGGGGTTAA
- a CDS encoding NRAMP family divalent metal transporter: protein MGENKQTKTDFEFTKEHKRLLLGSVFLMATSAIGPAFLTQTAVFTAQFAASFAFAILLSIIIDIGAQINIWRVLVVTGLRGQEIANEMVKGLGTFISILIAIGGLAFNIGNIAGAGLGLNAIFGIDVKWGAAITAVLAIGVFVSKSGQKVMDVVTMVLGVLMILIVAYVMVVSNPPYLEAAHRMVLPEHPAALVLPIITLVGGTVGGYITFAGAHRILDSGIKGKEYLPFVNQSAISGILTTGVMRGLLFLAVLGVVVTGVTLDPENPPASVFQHALGPIGKNIFGVVLFAAALSSVIGSAYTSATFLKTLSKSLMKRSNLIVITFIVVSTLIFLFIGKPIKLLIIAGALNGLILPITLGTILVASKKKSIVGDYKHPTWMLVFGIIAVVVTIITGIFSFQGLAELWSS, encoded by the coding sequence ATGGGAGAAAACAAACAAACAAAGACGGATTTCGAGTTCACAAAGGAGCATAAACGCCTGTTACTCGGATCAGTTTTCTTGATGGCAACATCAGCAATCGGGCCGGCGTTCTTAACACAAACAGCTGTATTTACAGCACAATTTGCAGCGAGCTTCGCATTTGCGATTTTGCTTTCAATTATTATTGATATCGGAGCACAGATCAATATCTGGCGTGTCTTAGTAGTAACAGGTCTTCGTGGACAAGAAATTGCGAACGAGATGGTAAAGGGATTAGGTACTTTCATCTCTATCCTGATCGCAATAGGCGGATTAGCCTTTAACATTGGTAATATTGCCGGTGCTGGACTAGGTTTAAATGCCATTTTTGGAATTGACGTCAAATGGGGCGCAGCGATTACAGCTGTTCTAGCCATTGGCGTGTTCGTAAGTAAGAGCGGTCAAAAAGTGATGGACGTTGTCACAATGGTTTTAGGGGTACTCATGATTCTGATTGTGGCTTATGTAATGGTGGTTTCCAACCCTCCATATTTAGAAGCAGCACATAGAATGGTCTTACCTGAACATCCTGCAGCATTAGTATTGCCGATTATTACACTGGTCGGTGGTACAGTAGGTGGTTACATTACTTTCGCAGGTGCACACAGAATTTTAGACTCTGGTATCAAAGGTAAAGAATATTTACCATTTGTTAACCAATCAGCGATTTCTGGTATCTTAACTACTGGTGTAATGCGTGGTCTATTATTCTTAGCAGTATTGGGTGTAGTTGTAACAGGTGTTACTTTAGATCCTGAAAACCCACCTGCATCTGTATTCCAACATGCTTTAGGACCAATTGGTAAAAATATTTTCGGTGTTGTATTATTTGCAGCAGCATTATCTTCAGTAATCGGTTCTGCTTATACAAGTGCAACATTCTTGAAAACATTGAGTAAATCATTAATGAAACGTAGTAATTTAATCGTTATTACATTTATCGTTGTTTCAACATTAATCTTCTTATTCATCGGTAAACCAATCAAATTATTGATTATTGCTGGTGCATTGAACGGACTTATCTTACCTATTACTTTAGGTACGATACTTGTCGCGAGTAAGAAGAAATCGATTGTCGGAGACTATAAACATCCAACTTGGATGCTAGTCTTCGGTATCATCGCCGTTGTTGTAACAATTATCACAGGAATTTTCTCATTCCAAGGTTTAGCTGAACTTTGGAGTTCATAA